From one Stigmatella erecta genomic stretch:
- a CDS encoding NAD(P)/FAD-dependent oxidoreductase, which produces MKPYDVAIAGGGPAGLAVAITAAQRGLSTVVVERGTLPVDKACGEGLMPSGLEVLERLGARTLLDAQGCSPFVGIRYVQEDGSMAEGLLPAPGGLGVRRVALATALGERARAVGVALRERTVVQGHRRTGTGMALETSEGRIEARFLVGADGLGSPLRRAEGLEGPVKGPQRFGMRQHFKVAPWTPFVEVHFASGVEAYVTPAGAQRVGLAFLWENGALEHVSFEALLSRFPTLHARLGAAEPDSKVRGAGPLERSARARVADRFALVGDAAGYVDAVTGEGLSLAFTCAEALGLLLPEALAKGGSREALLPYERTFQRAFRKYTWMARALLVLARRPRLRAPVVRWLGRSPWVFERLLGFAVK; this is translated from the coding sequence ATGAAGCCGTATGACGTCGCCATCGCCGGCGGCGGTCCCGCGGGGCTGGCGGTGGCCATCACCGCGGCCCAGCGAGGGCTGTCCACGGTGGTGGTGGAGCGGGGCACGCTGCCGGTGGACAAGGCCTGTGGCGAGGGGCTGATGCCCTCGGGGCTGGAGGTGCTGGAGCGGCTGGGCGCCCGGACGCTGTTGGATGCACAGGGGTGTTCGCCCTTCGTGGGCATCCGCTACGTGCAGGAGGACGGCAGCATGGCGGAGGGGTTGTTGCCGGCGCCCGGAGGGCTGGGCGTGCGGCGCGTGGCGCTGGCCACCGCGCTGGGCGAGCGGGCCCGCGCGGTGGGGGTGGCGCTTCGGGAGCGGACCGTGGTGCAAGGCCACCGGCGCACCGGCACGGGCATGGCGCTGGAGACCTCCGAGGGGCGAATCGAGGCCCGGTTCCTCGTGGGGGCGGATGGGCTGGGCTCACCCTTGCGGCGCGCGGAGGGGCTGGAAGGCCCGGTGAAGGGGCCCCAGCGCTTCGGGATGCGCCAGCACTTCAAGGTGGCCCCGTGGACGCCCTTCGTGGAGGTGCACTTCGCCTCGGGCGTGGAGGCTTATGTGACGCCCGCGGGGGCACAGCGGGTCGGGCTCGCGTTCCTGTGGGAGAACGGCGCGCTGGAGCATGTGTCCTTCGAGGCGTTGCTCTCCCGCTTTCCCACCCTGCACGCGAGGCTGGGCGCGGCGGAGCCGGATTCGAAGGTGCGGGGGGCGGGGCCGCTGGAGCGCTCGGCGCGGGCACGCGTGGCGGACCGCTTCGCCCTGGTGGGGGATGCGGCGGGCTACGTGGACGCGGTGACGGGCGAGGGGCTCTCCCTGGCCTTCACGTGTGCGGAGGCGCTGGGGCTGCTCTTGCCGGAGGCGCTGGCGAAGGGGGGCTCGCGTGAAGCGCTGCTGCCCTACGAGCGCACTTTCCAGCGTGCCTTCCGCAAGTACACGTGGATGGCCCGGGCGCTGCTGGTGCTCGCGCGGCGCCCCCGCCTGCGCGCGCCCGTCGTGCGCTGGCTCGGCCGCTCGCCCTGGGTCTTCGAGCGCCTCCTGGGGTTCGCGGTGAAGTAG
- a CDS encoding PAS domain S-box protein, with protein MEAIGLWYGAAVLILPELLDGMEEGIAAFDAEGHILYLNELHERLLGKPCEELLGQSLWTLFPEEVGQSFHQAFLRVARDGLPESLEHQSVPWQSGVGSRLFRTQSGHVCVVTREGQAPRAGELLHPFLLLQGAALSIWVEDLSQVSALLAKIRTEGGTDVRAFFEAHPDFVQQAVRLVRVLDVNDATVRLFEAHDKAEVLGALPRIFLPETQPSFVEELAALSEGRTHFKAEAVMQTLRGRRIHVQLALAFPTGGTGFQTIVTLSDITDRKVAEAERARHIHHGRLMADVGLVLTQSRTLHDMLHGCAEGLVWHLGAAFAGIWLLDESAHALQLQASSGLLIPPEGLQERIPLGHSPLGRIAQERAPFFSNVLAREPALGVLEWAPRESLVSLAGTPLLLDERLMGVVAIFGREPLTPDVLDVLRLAADSMALGIERLRHEDSLREALLRMEKAEAQARESERTLETLMGNLPGMAYRRSHEPPWRLVYASEGGGPLTGYDFEDFQAWGVSWGSLVHPEDVAGVAAEMEAAIGAREPFTLSYRIRTRAGDERWVWDRGRGIFSAEGQLLAMEGFVADVTAQRRAEEERQKMVHVVERSSDFIGIADTEGRMLFVNEAGLKMVGLGSLEAARGTRILDYFQDEDRAFAEHTILPVMLREGRWEGEYRFRHFQTGQAVPTYYNLFTLRHPQTGALQGIATVTRDITQEKRQEAERAALLEREKAARADSERANQLKDEFLATVSHELRTPLTAMLGWVQMLRTGSLPDHKRQRALETVERNARAQAQLIEDLLDVSRIMSGKLKLEVETVEMSAIVEQALESVRPAADAKGIHLQAALDAAGSVLGDAHRLQQVVWNLLSNAVKFTSKGGRVQVLVERQDASVEVTVTDTGAGIPPAFLPHVFERFRQAEGGTSRQYGGLGLGLSIVKNLVEMHGGTVSVQSEGEGRGAAFTVRLPLLTAVRKDVAPAPAPREAPLREAAACPPELSGLHVLVVDDEEDTREMLRTLLEGCQARVTCASSAAQGLALLREHRPDALVSDIGMPGEDGYTFIRKVRALNREEGGRTPAVALTAYARMEDRTRALLAGFQSHCPKPVEPMELMAVLASLCSQVGLEPEG; from the coding sequence GTGGAGGCCATCGGACTCTGGTACGGGGCAGCGGTGCTCATCTTGCCGGAATTGCTGGACGGGATGGAGGAGGGCATCGCGGCGTTCGATGCCGAGGGGCACATTCTTTACCTCAACGAGCTCCACGAGCGGCTGCTGGGCAAGCCCTGCGAGGAGCTGCTTGGCCAGAGCCTCTGGACGCTGTTCCCTGAGGAAGTGGGGCAGTCCTTCCACCAGGCCTTCCTCCGTGTGGCCCGTGATGGGCTCCCCGAGTCCCTGGAGCATCAGAGCGTGCCCTGGCAGAGCGGCGTGGGCAGCCGGCTCTTCCGCACCCAGAGCGGCCATGTCTGTGTGGTGACCCGCGAGGGACAGGCGCCGCGCGCCGGGGAGCTTCTGCATCCGTTCCTGCTGCTGCAGGGCGCCGCGCTGTCCATCTGGGTGGAGGACCTCTCCCAGGTCTCGGCCCTGCTGGCGAAGATTCGGACCGAAGGGGGCACGGACGTGCGCGCCTTCTTCGAGGCCCACCCAGACTTCGTCCAGCAGGCCGTGCGGCTCGTGCGCGTGCTGGATGTCAACGACGCCACGGTGCGCCTGTTCGAAGCCCACGACAAGGCCGAGGTGCTCGGCGCCCTTCCGCGGATCTTCCTGCCCGAGACCCAGCCGTCGTTCGTCGAGGAGCTCGCCGCCCTGTCCGAGGGCCGCACGCACTTCAAGGCCGAAGCGGTGATGCAGACGCTCAGGGGCCGGCGCATCCACGTCCAGCTGGCCCTGGCCTTTCCTACCGGGGGGACGGGCTTTCAGACGATCGTCACCCTCAGCGACATCACCGATCGCAAGGTGGCCGAGGCGGAGCGGGCCCGCCACATCCACCACGGCCGCTTGATGGCGGACGTGGGGCTGGTCCTCACTCAGAGCCGCACCCTGCACGACATGCTGCACGGGTGCGCCGAGGGGCTCGTGTGGCACCTGGGCGCGGCCTTCGCGGGCATCTGGCTGCTCGACGAGTCCGCCCACGCCCTGCAGCTCCAGGCCAGCTCGGGCCTGCTCATTCCGCCCGAGGGGCTTCAGGAGCGCATTCCGCTCGGGCACTCCCCGCTGGGACGCATTGCCCAGGAGCGGGCCCCCTTCTTCTCCAATGTCCTCGCGCGCGAGCCCGCCCTGGGCGTGCTGGAATGGGCCCCGCGCGAGAGCCTGGTCTCCCTGGCCGGGACGCCGCTGTTGCTGGACGAGCGGCTGATGGGCGTGGTGGCCATCTTCGGCCGGGAGCCGTTGACCCCGGATGTGCTCGACGTGCTCCGGCTCGCGGCCGACAGCATGGCCCTGGGCATCGAGCGGCTGCGCCACGAGGACAGCCTCCGCGAGGCCCTGCTTCGCATGGAGAAGGCCGAGGCCCAGGCGCGCGAGAGCGAGCGCACCCTGGAGACCCTCATGGGCAACCTGCCCGGCATGGCCTACCGCCGCTCCCATGAGCCCCCCTGGCGCCTGGTCTATGCCAGCGAAGGGGGCGGGCCGCTCACCGGCTATGACTTCGAGGACTTCCAGGCCTGGGGCGTCTCCTGGGGCAGCCTGGTGCACCCCGAGGATGTGGCGGGCGTGGCCGCGGAGATGGAGGCGGCGATCGGCGCCCGCGAGCCGTTCACCCTGAGCTACCGCATCCGGACGCGGGCGGGGGACGAGCGGTGGGTGTGGGACCGGGGCCGGGGCATCTTCTCCGCGGAGGGCCAGCTGCTGGCGATGGAGGGCTTCGTCGCCGATGTCACCGCGCAGCGGCGCGCCGAGGAGGAGCGCCAGAAGATGGTGCACGTCGTCGAGCGCTCCAGCGACTTCATCGGCATCGCGGACACGGAGGGCCGCATGCTGTTCGTCAACGAGGCCGGCCTGAAGATGGTGGGCCTGGGGAGCCTCGAGGCCGCCCGGGGCACGCGCATCCTCGACTACTTCCAGGACGAGGACCGGGCCTTCGCCGAGCACACCATCCTGCCTGTCATGCTGCGCGAGGGGCGCTGGGAGGGTGAGTACCGCTTCCGCCACTTCCAGACGGGCCAGGCGGTGCCCACGTATTACAACCTGTTCACCCTGCGGCACCCCCAGACGGGCGCCTTGCAGGGCATCGCCACCGTCACGCGGGACATCACCCAGGAGAAGCGCCAGGAGGCCGAGCGCGCCGCGCTGCTCGAGCGGGAGAAGGCGGCCCGGGCGGACTCCGAGCGCGCCAACCAGCTCAAGGACGAGTTCCTGGCCACCGTCTCCCACGAACTCCGCACGCCGCTGACCGCCATGCTGGGGTGGGTGCAGATGCTGCGCACCGGGAGCCTCCCGGACCACAAGCGCCAGCGCGCCCTGGAGACCGTGGAGCGCAATGCCCGGGCCCAGGCGCAGCTCATCGAGGACCTGCTGGATGTCAGCCGCATCATGTCCGGCAAGCTCAAGCTGGAGGTAGAGACGGTGGAGATGAGCGCCATCGTCGAGCAGGCGCTGGAGAGCGTGCGGCCCGCCGCGGACGCCAAGGGCATTCACCTGCAAGCGGCCCTGGATGCCGCGGGCAGCGTGCTGGGGGATGCGCACCGGTTGCAGCAGGTGGTGTGGAACCTGCTGAGCAACGCGGTGAAGTTCACCTCCAAGGGGGGCCGCGTCCAGGTGCTGGTGGAGCGCCAGGACGCCTCGGTGGAAGTCACCGTCACCGATACGGGCGCGGGGATTCCGCCCGCGTTTCTGCCCCACGTCTTCGAGCGCTTCCGCCAGGCCGAAGGGGGCACTTCCCGCCAGTACGGGGGCCTGGGGCTGGGGCTGTCCATCGTGAAGAACCTGGTGGAGATGCACGGGGGCACGGTGTCCGTCCAGAGCGAGGGCGAGGGGCGGGGGGCGGCCTTCACCGTGCGGCTGCCGCTGCTCACGGCGGTGCGCAAGGACGTGGCGCCGGCCCCCGCGCCGCGCGAGGCGCCCCTGCGGGAGGCGGCGGCGTGCCCTCCGGAGCTGAGCGGGCTGCACGTGCTCGTGGTGGACGATGAGGAGGATACGCGCGAGATGCTGCGCACCCTGCTCGAGGGCTGCCAGGCGCGCGTGACGTGTGCCTCGTCCGCGGCCCAGGGGCTGGCACTGCTCCGGGAGCACCGGCCCGATGCCCTCGTCTCCGACATCGGCATGCCGGGGGAGGACGGCTACACCTTCATCCGCAAGGTGCGCGCCCTGAACCGGGAGGAGGGCGGCCGCACGCCCGCGGTGGCCCTCACCGCCTACGCGCGGATGGAGGACCGGACGCGGGCCCTGCTCGCCGGCTTCCAGAGCCACTGCCCCAAGCCCGTCGAGCCCATGGAGCTCATGGCGGTGCTCGCCTCGCTGTGCAGCCAGGTCGGGCTGGAGCCCGAAGGGTAA
- a CDS encoding MXAN_6627.5 family MYXO-CTERM protein produces MIRFFPRLGPWLLLWCLGLALPGLGHAQDGGPGDGGMDGGEVAPAPDASVGEGGADRDTPEGEEGVGRVPLTCHRSSDCAARFSCQGGRCQYTGVREAERVGCLLGPEAAVGLMGLGLAARWRRKG; encoded by the coding sequence GTGATTCGCTTCTTCCCGCGCCTTGGCCCGTGGCTGCTCCTGTGGTGTCTGGGCCTTGCCCTGCCAGGGCTGGGCCATGCCCAGGACGGGGGCCCGGGCGATGGTGGGATGGACGGGGGCGAAGTCGCACCCGCGCCGGACGCCTCCGTGGGCGAGGGCGGGGCGGACCGGGACACCCCCGAGGGCGAGGAGGGGGTGGGCCGGGTCCCCCTCACCTGCCACCGCAGCAGCGACTGCGCGGCCCGCTTCAGCTGCCAGGGCGGCCGGTGCCAGTACACCGGCGTGCGCGAGGCGGAACGGGTGGGGTGCCTGCTGGGGCCCGAGGCGGCGGTGGGGTTGATGGGACTGGGGTTGGCGGCGCGCTGGCGCCGGAAGGGGTAG
- a CDS encoding methyltransferase: protein MQLGFKADNLLERVADWLNLAPRPVVQSFFGMMAARTLMAGVRLGVYGALAEGPTTAEALAERLKLSPAGTRALLEALVSCEAVTRKRGRYQLDARSKRWLDPRSPRYMGGFLEFNYAQWDWWGQLENVVRSGQPVEIHGFDPEDRRWRDYIHGMHQLALLSAPEVAAAIPLPRGARHILDLGGAHGWFSAELCQRHRGLKATVLDLEGSVRVGREIIAAAGLSHVVGHQEGNLLTAELGGPYDAVLVFQVMHHLTPAQNVALLRRVRAALSPRGTLAVLEYLSEDAEAPPSSAALIGLHYFLTSRATAYSPAEMEGFLSDAGFHITKTQAVRHLPLQTLILARPE, encoded by the coding sequence ATGCAGCTGGGCTTCAAGGCGGACAACCTGCTGGAGCGCGTGGCGGACTGGCTCAACCTGGCCCCCCGGCCGGTGGTGCAGTCCTTCTTCGGGATGATGGCCGCGCGCACGCTCATGGCGGGGGTGCGGCTGGGGGTGTACGGGGCGCTGGCGGAGGGGCCCACCACGGCGGAGGCCCTGGCCGAGCGGCTGAAGCTGTCCCCAGCGGGGACGCGGGCGCTCCTGGAGGCACTGGTGTCCTGCGAGGCGGTGACGCGCAAGCGGGGCCGCTACCAGCTGGATGCCCGGTCCAAGCGCTGGCTGGACCCGCGCTCGCCCCGGTACATGGGCGGCTTCCTGGAGTTCAACTACGCTCAGTGGGACTGGTGGGGGCAGCTGGAGAACGTGGTGCGCAGCGGGCAGCCGGTGGAGATTCACGGGTTTGATCCCGAGGACCGGCGCTGGCGGGACTACATCCACGGCATGCACCAGCTGGCGCTGCTGTCGGCCCCGGAGGTGGCCGCGGCCATTCCCCTGCCCCGGGGCGCCCGGCACATCCTGGACCTGGGCGGGGCGCACGGCTGGTTCTCCGCGGAGCTGTGCCAGCGCCACCGGGGGCTGAAGGCCACGGTGCTGGACCTGGAGGGCAGCGTGCGCGTGGGGCGGGAAATCATCGCCGCCGCGGGCCTGTCCCACGTGGTGGGGCACCAGGAGGGCAACCTGCTCACCGCCGAGCTGGGGGGCCCGTATGACGCGGTGCTCGTCTTCCAGGTGATGCACCACCTGACGCCCGCCCAGAACGTGGCCCTGCTGCGCCGGGTGCGCGCGGCGCTCAGCCCCCGGGGCACCCTGGCCGTGCTGGAGTACCTGAGCGAGGACGCCGAGGCGCCCCCCAGCTCCGCGGCCCTCATCGGCCTGCACTACTTCCTCACCTCGCGCGCCACGGCCTACTCGCCGGCCGAGATGGAGGGGTTCCTCAGCGACGCGGGCTTCCACATCACCAAGACCCAGGCGGTGCGCCACCTGCCGCTGCAGACGCTCATCCTCGCCCGGCCGGAGTAA
- a CDS encoding FAD-binding oxidoreductase, whose protein sequence is MKKELQSWGRFPLATRQTAHALAWQTDRLPATGASLLPYGQGRSYGDSCLNEDGTLLTTHALDRLLGFDVATGVVRCEAGTTLETLLKLAVPRGYFLPVTPGTKFVSVGGAIANDVHGKNHHRAGTFGRHVRRFELLRSDGSRRVCSPEENADWYEATLGGLGLTGVILWADVQLRPIHNPFVLTETVPMANLEDFFEISRQSEQDYEFTVAWVDSLARGRRLGRGLFFRGNFAPPRFDGLPLVKSHLSHGSALAVPFHLPGFSLNWLSVAAFNFLYYRANLLRRGPRLQHYDPFFYPLDTIHHWNRGYGRRGFFQFQCVLPFSTGPGALRAILERSAREVPSPLTVLKTFGDIPSPGWLSFPRPGVTLALDFANRGERTLKLVAELDGITRQAGGAVYPAKDAGMSPENFAAYFPQLERFKRYVDPAFSSSFWRRMNP, encoded by the coding sequence ATGAAGAAAGAGCTTCAGTCCTGGGGACGCTTTCCGCTCGCCACGCGGCAGACCGCGCACGCGCTGGCCTGGCAGACGGACCGGCTCCCCGCCACGGGGGCCTCGCTGCTGCCCTACGGGCAGGGCCGCAGCTATGGCGACTCGTGCCTCAACGAGGACGGCACGCTGCTCACCACGCACGCGCTGGACCGGCTGCTGGGCTTCGACGTGGCCACGGGCGTGGTGCGCTGCGAGGCGGGCACCACGCTGGAGACGCTGCTGAAGCTGGCGGTGCCCCGGGGCTACTTCCTGCCCGTCACCCCGGGCACCAAGTTCGTCAGCGTCGGCGGGGCCATCGCCAACGACGTGCACGGCAAGAACCACCACCGCGCCGGCACCTTCGGGCGGCACGTGCGCCGCTTCGAGCTGCTGCGCTCGGATGGCAGCCGCCGGGTGTGCTCGCCAGAGGAGAACGCGGACTGGTACGAGGCCACCCTCGGCGGCCTGGGGCTCACCGGCGTCATCCTCTGGGCCGACGTGCAGCTGCGCCCCATCCACAACCCGTTCGTCCTCACCGAGACGGTGCCGATGGCGAATCTCGAGGACTTCTTCGAGATCTCCCGCCAGTCGGAACAGGATTACGAGTTCACCGTGGCCTGGGTGGACAGCCTGGCGCGGGGGCGCCGGTTGGGCCGGGGCCTCTTCTTCCGGGGCAACTTCGCCCCGCCGCGCTTCGACGGGCTGCCCCTGGTGAAGAGCCACCTGAGCCACGGCTCGGCGCTGGCGGTGCCCTTTCACCTGCCCGGCTTCAGCCTCAACTGGCTGTCGGTGGCCGCCTTCAACTTCCTCTATTACCGGGCGAACCTCCTGCGCCGGGGGCCGCGCCTTCAGCATTACGATCCGTTCTTCTACCCGCTGGACACCATCCACCACTGGAACCGGGGCTACGGACGGCGGGGCTTCTTCCAGTTCCAGTGCGTGCTGCCCTTCTCCACCGGGCCCGGCGCGCTGCGGGCCATCCTGGAGCGCAGCGCCCGGGAGGTGCCCAGCCCGCTCACCGTGCTGAAGACGTTTGGAGACATCCCCTCCCCCGGGTGGCTGTCCTTCCCCCGGCCCGGGGTGACGCTGGCGCTGGACTTCGCCAACCGGGGCGAGCGGACGCTGAAGCTCGTGGCGGAGCTGGACGGCATCACCCGCCAGGCGGGCGGCGCGGTATACCCCGCCAAGGACGCGGGCATGAGCCCCGAGAACTTCGCCGCCTACTTTCCCCAGCTCGAGCGCTTCAAGCGCTACGTCGATCCCGCCTTCTCCTCGTCCTTCTGGCGGCGCATGAATCCGTAG
- a CDS encoding response regulator, with amino-acid sequence MAPRILVVDDNTELLSLLTQLFEDAGYEVSGASKGKQAIESARTNPPAAAVLDILLPDMMGYHLADTLRREQPQLPLLFITGVFKGGKHALEARQKYAAAGYFEKPFEAQKLLEAVAKLVPPEKKAPPAASLQDAFEVELDIDVEEEGPQDAMELTGRIKVTGGGNLSAEIRGANLTASPLQKAPATVVRPPVPGRPATPVPVGGGGTGPRRGELKDNLPALITAFYLSKETGELGVQRGKVKKVVYFERGTPVFALSNLLADRFGQFLVRVGKIRPEQLQDATVVATQSQRRTGDVLVERGLLKDTERLYYVGQQVKAIIYSLFSWDEGTYVMSFMEKAATESIKLELHPANLIVRGVKKLYKPERLRRLLQPEDRLVPAVAPSYQLNEVELERWEAELLPRVDGHRTVAELLAYANRPEHVVYGFLVAMTSLGVLDRQT; translated from the coding sequence ATGGCGCCGCGAATCCTCGTTGTGGATGACAACACAGAGCTCCTCTCTCTCCTCACCCAGCTGTTCGAGGACGCAGGCTACGAGGTGAGCGGCGCCAGCAAGGGCAAGCAAGCCATCGAGAGCGCCCGGACGAACCCGCCCGCCGCCGCGGTGCTCGACATCCTGCTGCCCGACATGATGGGCTACCACCTGGCGGACACGCTGCGGCGCGAGCAGCCACAGCTGCCGCTGCTCTTCATCACCGGCGTGTTCAAGGGCGGCAAGCACGCCCTCGAGGCGCGGCAGAAGTACGCGGCGGCCGGCTACTTCGAGAAGCCCTTCGAGGCGCAGAAGCTGCTGGAGGCGGTGGCCAAGCTGGTGCCCCCGGAGAAGAAGGCGCCCCCGGCCGCCTCGCTCCAGGATGCCTTCGAGGTGGAGCTGGACATCGATGTGGAGGAGGAGGGGCCCCAGGATGCCATGGAGCTCACCGGCCGCATCAAGGTGACGGGCGGGGGCAACCTCTCGGCGGAGATCCGCGGGGCGAACCTCACCGCCAGCCCCCTGCAGAAGGCGCCCGCCACGGTGGTGCGGCCCCCCGTTCCCGGCAGGCCCGCCACCCCGGTGCCCGTGGGCGGAGGGGGAACGGGCCCGCGCCGGGGCGAGCTCAAGGACAACCTGCCCGCGCTCATCACCGCCTTCTACCTGTCGAAGGAGACGGGGGAGCTGGGCGTGCAGCGCGGCAAGGTGAAGAAGGTGGTGTACTTCGAGCGCGGCACCCCGGTGTTCGCCCTGTCCAACCTGCTGGCGGACCGGTTTGGCCAGTTCCTGGTGCGCGTGGGGAAGATCCGCCCCGAGCAGCTCCAGGACGCCACCGTGGTGGCCACGCAGAGCCAGCGCCGCACGGGGGATGTGCTCGTGGAGCGGGGCCTGCTCAAGGACACCGAGCGGCTCTACTACGTGGGGCAGCAAGTCAAGGCCATCATCTACTCCCTCTTCTCCTGGGACGAGGGCACCTACGTCATGTCCTTCATGGAGAAGGCGGCCACGGAGTCCATCAAGCTGGAGCTCCACCCGGCCAACCTCATCGTCCGGGGCGTGAAGAAGCTCTACAAGCCCGAGCGCCTGCGGCGGCTGCTCCAGCCGGAGGACCGGCTCGTGCCCGCCGTGGCGCCCTCCTATCAGCTCAACGAGGTGGAGCTGGAGCGCTGGGAGGCGGAGCTGCTGCCGCGCGTGGACGGCCACCGGACGGTGGCGGAGCTGCTGGCGTATGCCAACCGCCCCGAGCACGTCGTCTACGGCTTCCTCGTGGCGATGACGTCCCTGGGCGTCCTGGACCGCCAGACGTAG
- a CDS encoding SDR family oxidoreductase: protein MKKVLILGATSAIAQATVRLLAARGAALYLVGRNAANLDAVAKDAATRGASQVAQEAVDLDDTDAHEALVERAAQALGGLDGALIAHGVLGEQKACERSWPDAQKVLHTNFLSAASLLTVLGNRFEAQKAGTLVVLSSVAGDRGRQSNYVYGASKGALTVFLQGLRNRLAPAGVAVVTVKPGFVDTPMTAHVAKNKLFASPGQVARGILRAADGRKNEVYVPGFWALIMLVIRTIPEGVFKRMKL from the coding sequence ATGAAGAAGGTCCTCATCCTCGGCGCCACGAGCGCCATCGCCCAGGCCACGGTGCGGCTGCTCGCCGCGCGCGGGGCCGCGCTGTACCTCGTGGGCCGCAACGCCGCGAACCTCGATGCCGTGGCGAAGGACGCGGCCACCCGCGGCGCCTCCCAGGTGGCCCAGGAGGCCGTGGACCTGGACGACACGGACGCGCACGAGGCCCTGGTGGAGCGCGCGGCCCAGGCGCTGGGCGGGCTGGACGGCGCGCTCATCGCCCACGGGGTGCTCGGCGAGCAGAAGGCCTGTGAGCGCTCCTGGCCGGATGCACAGAAGGTGCTGCACACCAACTTCCTGAGCGCCGCCTCGCTGCTGACGGTGCTGGGCAACCGCTTCGAGGCCCAGAAGGCCGGCACCCTGGTGGTCCTCTCCTCGGTGGCCGGGGACCGGGGCCGGCAGAGCAACTACGTGTACGGGGCCTCCAAGGGCGCCCTCACCGTCTTCCTGCAGGGGCTGCGCAACCGGCTGGCGCCCGCCGGGGTGGCGGTGGTGACGGTGAAGCCCGGCTTCGTCGACACGCCCATGACGGCGCACGTGGCGAAGAACAAGCTGTTCGCCTCGCCCGGGCAGGTGGCCCGCGGCATCCTCCGCGCGGCGGACGGGCGGAAGAACGAAGTCTACGTCCCGGGCTTCTGGGCCCTCATCATGCTCGTCATCCGCACCATCCCCGAAGGGGTCTTCAAGCGGATGAAGCTGTAG
- a CDS encoding UbiA family prenyltransferase: protein MQKSSPIEPLSASEPPLAVDLDGTLVRTDTLHESLLVLLKQNPLLLVLAAVWMLRGKAFFKAQVGRRVRLDASRLPYSEPLLAYLQEEHGRGRRLVLATAADQSIAHAVAAHLGLFSEVYASDGTVNLSGAHKLERLKRAHAVFDYAGDGEVDLALWREARRALVVHGAPGLERRVRALGRGEVRIFERPRVGPRAWVKALRVHQWAKNVLVFVPMLAAHQGLNAGALLQAALGFGAFSLCASSVYMLNDLLDLDADRQHPSKRLRPFASGDLPVHTGALLAPVLLAAGFGVAMLLPPAFAALLATYYGVTLAYSLYLKQVMVLDVLVLASLYTVRIFGGSLAVGIPTSSWLFTFSMFLFLSLALVKRLSEVRRLRLSNAEAAPGRGYLASDYEQLASLGVASGYISVLVLALYITSKEVTVLYRFHERLWLLCPVMLYWVSRVWLLAHRGLVNEDPLVFALRDKVSYAVGLVAALVVLAAT, encoded by the coding sequence GTGCAGAAGTCCTCTCCCATCGAGCCCCTCTCCGCCTCCGAGCCGCCCCTGGCCGTCGACCTGGACGGGACGCTGGTGCGCACGGACACGCTGCACGAGAGCCTCCTGGTGCTGCTCAAGCAGAACCCCCTGCTGCTCGTGCTGGCGGCCGTGTGGATGCTCCGGGGCAAGGCCTTCTTCAAGGCGCAGGTGGGCCGGCGGGTGCGCCTGGATGCCTCGCGCCTGCCCTACAGCGAGCCGCTGCTCGCCTACCTCCAGGAGGAGCACGGCCGGGGCCGGCGGCTGGTGCTGGCCACCGCGGCGGACCAGAGCATCGCCCACGCCGTGGCCGCGCACCTGGGCCTCTTCTCCGAGGTGTACGCCAGCGACGGGACGGTGAACCTCTCGGGCGCGCACAAGCTGGAGCGGCTGAAGCGGGCGCACGCCGTGTTCGACTACGCGGGGGATGGCGAGGTGGACCTCGCGCTGTGGCGCGAGGCGCGCCGGGCGCTGGTGGTGCACGGCGCGCCGGGGCTGGAGCGCCGGGTGCGGGCGCTGGGCCGGGGCGAGGTGCGCATCTTCGAGCGCCCCCGCGTGGGGCCGCGCGCCTGGGTGAAGGCGCTGCGCGTGCACCAGTGGGCCAAGAACGTCCTCGTCTTCGTGCCCATGCTGGCGGCCCACCAGGGGCTCAACGCCGGGGCGCTGCTCCAGGCGGCGCTGGGCTTCGGGGCCTTCAGCCTGTGCGCCTCCAGCGTCTACATGCTGAACGACTTGCTGGACCTGGATGCGGACCGCCAGCACCCCTCCAAGCGCTTGCGCCCGTTCGCCTCGGGGGACTTGCCCGTGCACACGGGGGCGCTGCTCGCGCCGGTGCTCCTCGCCGCGGGCTTTGGCGTGGCCATGCTCCTGCCGCCCGCCTTCGCGGCGCTGCTGGCCACCTATTATGGCGTGACGCTCGCCTACTCCCTGTACCTCAAGCAGGTGATGGTGCTGGACGTGCTGGTGCTGGCGAGCCTCTACACGGTGCGCATCTTCGGCGGCTCGCTGGCGGTGGGCATCCCCACCTCGAGCTGGCTGTTCACCTTCTCCATGTTCCTGTTCCTGTCCCTGGCGCTGGTGAAGCGGCTGTCCGAGGTGCGGCGGCTGCGGCTGTCCAACGCGGAGGCCGCGCCGGGCCGGGGCTACCTGGCCAGCGACTACGAGCAGCTCGCCAGCCTGGGCGTGGCCTCGGGCTACATCTCCGTGCTGGTGCTGGCGCTCTACATCACCAGCAAGGAAGTCACGGTGCTCTACCGGTTCCACGAGCGGCTGTGGCTGCTGTGCCCCGTCATGCTGTACTGGGTGAGCCGGGTGTGGCTGCTGGCCCACCGGGGGCTGGTGAACGAGGATCCGCTCGTCTTTGCGCTGCGGGACAAGGTGAGTTACGCGGTGGGGCTGGTGGCGGCGCTGGTGGTGCTGGCGGCCACTTGA